A window of Parasynechococcus marenigrum WH 8102 contains these coding sequences:
- the trpA gene encoding tryptophan synthase subunit alpha, which produces MSSQMLSPIAQRFEQLKHEKRLALMPFLMAGDPDLATTSEVLLSLQNSGADMVELGMPYSDPLADGPVIQAAAARALAAGTTPGKVLEMLTSLKGQLTIPVILFTYSNPLLNVGMEAFCERAAAAGAAGLVVPDLPLEEAERLSPLAEQQGLDLVLLVAPTTPADRMVRIGQRSRGFTYLVSVTGVTGERAQMETRVEGLVEELKQSSAVPVAVGFGISGADQVRQVRSWGADGAIVGSALVKRMAAAGEGQIAEEAGQFCRELRNAAD; this is translated from the coding sequence ATGTCGAGCCAGATGTTGTCACCCATCGCTCAGCGCTTTGAGCAGCTCAAACATGAGAAGCGTCTGGCCTTGATGCCATTTCTGATGGCTGGCGACCCTGATTTGGCAACAACCTCAGAGGTGTTGCTGAGTTTGCAGAACTCAGGGGCGGACATGGTGGAACTGGGGATGCCCTACAGCGACCCACTGGCGGATGGTCCTGTGATCCAGGCCGCGGCAGCACGAGCGCTTGCTGCGGGCACAACACCAGGAAAGGTGTTGGAGATGCTGACCTCTTTGAAGGGCCAACTCACCATTCCGGTGATTCTGTTCACTTACTCCAACCCCTTGCTGAATGTGGGCATGGAGGCGTTCTGTGAACGCGCTGCAGCGGCGGGTGCCGCTGGGCTTGTGGTTCCCGATCTGCCCTTGGAAGAAGCCGAACGGCTGTCGCCTCTGGCGGAACAACAGGGGCTGGATCTGGTTCTCCTGGTTGCACCAACAACCCCCGCTGATCGGATGGTGCGAATTGGTCAACGCAGCCGGGGTTTCACTTATCTGGTGAGCGTGACCGGTGTCACCGGGGAACGTGCCCAGATGGAAACCAGGGTGGAGGGGCTTGTTGAGGAGCTGAAGCAATCCTCGGCAGTTCCAGTGGCTGTGGGTTTCGGTATCTCTGGAGCTGATCAGGTGCGCCAGGTGCGCAGCTGGGGGGCAGACGGCGCCATCGTCGGCAGCGCGCTGGTCAAGCGGATGGCGGCGGCCGGTGAAGGCCAAATTGCTGAGGAAGCCGGGCAATTCTGCAGAGAGCTCCGCAACGCAGCTGACTAA
- a CDS encoding sigma-70 family RNA polymerase sigma factor, translated as MVSSLSAFLGEIGRHQLLTPEQELMLGRKVQAMVVITEPCQLAGGSGPSCEYSDEEKAVIRRGERAKNQMITANLRLVVNLAKRYQGKGLDLLDLIQEGTLGLTRAVEKYDPTRGHRFSTYAYWWIRQGLNRALSTQSRTIRIPVNVNEKLTKLRAAKARLMQRNGLTPTAEQLADFMEIPIAEVEDLLACELRSVTVSLQGVVKSKSDPSELVDVLPSDELPPMERAEIAERSASVWTLLGKANLTPKERTVVTLRFGLDGTNEWRTLAEVARHMNCSREYCRQVVQRALRKLRKTGIQSGLVESTL; from the coding sequence ATGGTGAGCTCTCTGAGTGCCTTTCTTGGTGAAATCGGCCGCCACCAGTTGCTGACCCCAGAGCAGGAACTCATGCTGGGGAGGAAGGTTCAGGCAATGGTTGTCATCACTGAGCCCTGCCAACTCGCTGGTGGCAGTGGTCCTTCATGCGAATACAGCGATGAGGAAAAAGCAGTGATTCGCCGTGGGGAGCGAGCCAAAAATCAAATGATCACCGCCAATCTTCGGCTCGTCGTCAACCTCGCCAAGCGTTATCAAGGCAAAGGGCTGGATCTCCTCGATCTCATCCAGGAAGGGACCCTTGGTCTGACCCGTGCCGTAGAGAAATACGACCCCACTCGAGGCCATCGCTTTTCGACTTACGCCTACTGGTGGATCCGTCAGGGACTGAACCGTGCCCTATCAACCCAAAGCCGCACAATCCGCATCCCCGTCAACGTCAACGAAAAACTGACCAAGCTCCGGGCAGCCAAGGCTCGCTTGATGCAGCGCAACGGTCTGACGCCCACCGCTGAGCAACTGGCAGACTTCATGGAAATCCCCATCGCAGAGGTCGAAGACCTTCTGGCCTGTGAACTGCGAAGCGTCACGGTCAGCCTGCAGGGGGTGGTGAAATCAAAGTCAGACCCCTCCGAGCTGGTGGATGTTCTTCCCAGTGACGAACTGCCTCCAATGGAGCGGGCTGAAATCGCTGAACGGTCCGCTTCGGTGTGGACACTGCTGGGCAAAGCCAATCTCACGCCCAAGGAGCGCACAGTGGTGACCCTGCGGTTCGGCCTCGATGGCACGAACGAGTGGCGCACCCTGGCCGAGGTGGCTCGACACATGAACTGCTCACGCGAGTATTGCCGACAGGTTGTGCAGCGTGCCCTGCGCAAACTGCGTAAAACCGGCATCCAGAGCGGCCTTGTGGAATCCACACTCTGA
- a CDS encoding TlpA family protein disulfide reductase: protein MHVIKFSSEDCGTCHKMSHYDANVAEELGAEFVSVMLQDTEAYRKYRKVLLKQYPNKEGMGWPTYLLVTDPEGDFTIHGELKGGMPKGEFRTRLGALLAG, encoded by the coding sequence ATGCATGTGATCAAGTTCAGCTCAGAGGATTGCGGCACGTGTCACAAGATGAGCCATTACGACGCCAATGTGGCTGAGGAGCTTGGTGCCGAGTTCGTGTCGGTGATGCTTCAGGACACCGAGGCTTACAGGAAATACCGCAAAGTCCTGCTGAAGCAGTACCCCAACAAGGAGGGGATGGGCTGGCCGACCTATCTCCTGGTCACTGATCCGGAGGGTGATTTCACCATTCACGGGGAACTCAAGGGCGGTATGCCCAAAGGAGAGTTCCGCACCCGTTTAGGTGCATTGCTGGCTGGTTGA
- the pyrC gene encoding dihydroorotase codes for MAEQLTITAPDDWHVHLRDEEMLERVVAYTARCFRRAIVMPNLRPPVTTVDAARSYRDRILSACPEGVAFTPLMTAYLTDNSDPDDLERGFQEGVYTAAKLYPANATTNSAAGVTDLDQIGRVLSRMEAIGMPLLIHGEVTDADVDVFDREAVFIERHLKSLRTRHPELKVVFEHITTEQAVDYVGSSDRNLAATITPHHLQINRNSMFLGGLRSDFYCLPVVKRERHRLALRRAATSGDPRFFLGTDSAPHPRAGKETSCGCAGIFNAPFALESYAQVFAEEEAMHHLEGFASLHGPAFYGLPANNDTVTLEKVAVDVPELVNGLVPFHAGETLPWRLQPCM; via the coding sequence ATGGCTGAACAGCTCACGATCACCGCTCCGGACGATTGGCACGTTCACCTCAGGGATGAGGAGATGCTGGAACGGGTTGTGGCCTACACAGCCCGTTGCTTCCGGCGGGCCATCGTGATGCCCAACCTGCGACCGCCGGTCACGACGGTGGATGCAGCTCGTTCGTACCGCGACCGCATCCTGTCGGCTTGTCCTGAAGGCGTGGCATTCACCCCGTTGATGACCGCTTATCTCACGGACAACTCCGATCCAGATGATCTTGAGCGGGGTTTCCAGGAGGGGGTCTACACCGCTGCCAAGCTGTATCCCGCGAACGCCACGACCAATTCAGCCGCTGGTGTGACGGATCTCGATCAGATCGGCCGTGTCTTGAGCCGGATGGAGGCCATCGGCATGCCTCTGCTCATTCATGGGGAAGTGACGGATGCGGATGTCGATGTGTTCGACCGGGAAGCGGTGTTCATTGAGCGGCATCTGAAGTCCCTGCGGACCCGTCACCCTGAGCTCAAGGTGGTGTTCGAGCACATCACCACCGAGCAGGCCGTTGATTACGTGGGTTCGTCCGATCGCAATCTGGCGGCCACGATCACCCCCCATCACCTGCAGATCAATCGCAACTCCATGTTCCTTGGCGGCTTGCGCAGTGACTTTTACTGCCTGCCGGTGGTCAAACGGGAGCGCCATCGCCTTGCTCTGCGGCGGGCCGCCACCAGCGGAGATCCACGGTTTTTCCTGGGCACTGATTCCGCCCCTCATCCGAGAGCCGGCAAGGAAACCTCCTGCGGCTGTGCCGGCATCTTCAATGCTCCCTTTGCACTGGAGAGCTACGCCCAGGTTTTTGCAGAGGAAGAGGCCATGCATCACCTCGAAGGTTTCGCCTCCCTGCACGGTCCAGCCTTCTACGGCCTGCCTGCGAACAACGACACGGTGACCCTTGAAAAGGTTGCTGTTGACGTGCCCGAGCTGGTGAACGGGCTCGTTCCCTTCCATGCTGGGGAAACGCTGCCCTGGAGGCTTCAGCCATGCATGTGA
- a CDS encoding calcium/sodium antiporter — protein MPDFLRATIDVLLGIGLLFGGGELFVQGSVALAVIFGIPQLVIGLTVVSLGTSAPELFVSLSSVLEGADTLAVSNAVGSNIFNVMVVLGASALVLPLKVESRLVRRDVPLLIAISAAVWGMASTGQVTWQSGVALLLALVINTIWEIRTAREEPDGSEGAEPEIEANAGRGGWTMAVVRLIAGIVILTIGSRVLVSGATSAATLLGVSEAVIGLTIVSAGTSMPELITSLVAALRGRTDLAIGNVVGSCLLNLMLVLGGGALAAAGRGLEVSPELIQDDLPIMLMTSLACLPIFWTRGCITRLEGGLLLGLYVLYVIDNVLPRTTLSSWSDEFRLVMLCLVLPVVMVVIITQAIFYWKRTKGRPDHIPG, from the coding sequence ATGCCTGACTTCCTCAGAGCGACCATCGACGTGCTCCTCGGCATCGGCCTGCTCTTTGGAGGAGGGGAACTGTTCGTGCAGGGCTCTGTGGCTCTTGCGGTGATCTTCGGCATTCCGCAGCTGGTGATCGGTCTCACCGTGGTCTCCCTTGGCACCAGCGCACCCGAACTGTTTGTCAGTTTGAGTTCGGTGCTGGAGGGCGCCGACACCCTGGCCGTGAGCAATGCCGTCGGCAGCAACATCTTCAATGTGATGGTGGTTCTTGGGGCCAGCGCACTGGTGCTTCCCCTCAAGGTGGAAAGCCGACTGGTGCGCCGGGATGTTCCCCTGCTCATCGCCATCTCCGCCGCGGTCTGGGGGATGGCCTCAACCGGTCAGGTGACCTGGCAATCGGGTGTGGCGTTGCTTCTGGCGCTGGTGATCAACACCATCTGGGAAATCCGCACCGCTCGTGAGGAGCCCGACGGCAGTGAAGGGGCCGAGCCTGAAATCGAAGCCAATGCTGGGCGAGGTGGCTGGACCATGGCTGTGGTGCGATTGATCGCCGGGATTGTCATCCTCACGATCGGCTCCAGGGTGCTGGTCAGTGGCGCCACATCAGCGGCCACGCTTCTGGGCGTCAGCGAAGCGGTGATCGGCTTGACCATTGTCTCGGCCGGTACATCGATGCCGGAGCTGATCACCTCGCTTGTCGCAGCGCTACGAGGTCGGACAGACCTGGCGATCGGCAACGTGGTGGGAAGCTGCCTGCTCAATCTGATGCTCGTGCTGGGTGGTGGGGCTTTGGCAGCTGCCGGTCGAGGCCTTGAAGTGAGCCCTGAACTCATCCAAGATGATTTGCCGATCATGTTGATGACCAGCCTCGCTTGTCTGCCGATTTTCTGGACCCGCGGTTGCATCACACGGCTGGAAGGTGGGCTGCTGCTTGGGCTGTACGTGCTGTACGTCATCGACAACGTGCTGCCGAGAACAACGCTGTCCAGCTGGTCGGATGAATTCCGCCTGGTGATGCTGTGTCTGGTTCTGCCCGTTGTGATGGTGGTGATCATCACCCAGGCAATTTTTTACTGGAAGCGAACGAAAGGTCGGCCGGATCACATCCCTGGGTGA
- a CDS encoding DUF3136 domain-containing protein, with product MPTATKVLTIGDLEAGFATYCQALRRLVADGREMDSIRRTICWDYLHRLHTSLPQNYRSPEELVARYKRAQLAAAN from the coding sequence ATGCCAACAGCGACCAAGGTTCTGACCATCGGAGATCTGGAAGCAGGCTTCGCCACGTACTGCCAAGCACTGCGTCGGCTAGTGGCCGACGGCCGTGAGATGGACTCCATCCGCCGCACCATCTGCTGGGATTATCTGCACCGCCTGCACACCTCCCTACCCCAGAACTACCGCTCACCGGAGGAGCTGGTGGCGCGTTACAAGAGAGCTCAGCTTGCTGCTGCAAACTGA
- a CDS encoding SulP family inorganic anion transporter has product MTLGRIVLNRINATNLKGDVFGGLTAAVIALPMALAFGIASGAGAAAGLWGAVIIGLVASLFGGTPTLISEPTGPMTVVFTSVIISFTATADSPEQALAMAFSVGVLAGIFQILFGLFRLGRYVTMMPYTVISGFMSGIGIILVLLQLGPFLGQATPKGGVMGTLLEMPALVQGTQPMELLLALITLAILWFTPSAVKKVCPPQLLALVVGTVLALSLFSGAGLRTIPEFSAALPSFQLPTFSSGQLRLMVIDAAVLGMLGCIDALLTSVVADSLTRTEHNSNKELIGQGLANVVSGLFGAMPGAGATMGTVVNIQSGGRTALSGIVRAMVLMLVVLLAAPLASRIPLAVLAGIAVKVGIDIMDWDFLQRAHHLSVKAAVITYGVIALTVLVDLIAAVGIGVFVANVLTIDRMSTLQSKKVKTISTTDDDVELSDEEQQLLDRASGMVLLFQLAGPMIFGVAKAISREHNAIGNCQAVVFDLSEVSHLGVTAAIALENAVKEAMEVGRDVFMVGVSGSTENRLRKLKLLERLPEGHLTSDRLSALRLAVAGLPAHG; this is encoded by the coding sequence TTGACGCTGGGCCGGATCGTGCTGAACCGCATCAACGCCACAAACCTGAAGGGGGATGTGTTCGGCGGACTGACAGCTGCCGTGATCGCCTTACCCATGGCATTGGCCTTCGGCATTGCCTCGGGTGCCGGCGCTGCTGCCGGTCTCTGGGGGGCGGTGATCATCGGTCTGGTGGCGTCGCTGTTCGGCGGCACGCCCACCCTGATTTCCGAGCCCACAGGCCCGATGACCGTGGTGTTCACGTCAGTGATCATCAGTTTCACTGCGACAGCCGACAGCCCTGAGCAGGCCTTGGCGATGGCCTTCAGCGTCGGCGTTCTGGCAGGGATCTTTCAGATCCTGTTCGGGCTGTTCCGGCTTGGGCGTTACGTCACGATGATGCCCTACACGGTGATTTCGGGCTTCATGTCCGGCATCGGCATCATCCTGGTGCTGCTGCAACTGGGGCCCTTCCTGGGACAGGCCACTCCCAAGGGGGGGGTGATGGGCACCTTGTTGGAGATGCCGGCCCTGGTTCAGGGAACCCAGCCCATGGAGCTGCTGCTGGCCTTGATCACCCTGGCCATCCTTTGGTTCACCCCCTCTGCGGTGAAAAAGGTCTGCCCGCCGCAGTTGCTGGCACTTGTGGTGGGCACCGTGCTGGCTCTGAGCCTGTTCAGTGGCGCCGGCCTGCGCACCATTCCTGAGTTTTCTGCCGCATTGCCCAGCTTCCAGCTGCCGACGTTCTCCAGCGGTCAGTTGCGGCTCATGGTGATCGATGCTGCTGTGCTCGGGATGCTCGGCTGCATTGATGCGCTGCTCACCTCAGTGGTTGCCGACAGCCTGACCCGCACGGAACACAACTCCAATAAGGAGCTGATCGGCCAGGGTCTGGCCAATGTTGTGTCCGGGCTGTTTGGGGCGATGCCTGGTGCCGGAGCCACCATGGGAACGGTGGTCAACATTCAGTCCGGCGGACGAACCGCCTTGTCAGGCATTGTCAGGGCCATGGTGCTGATGCTGGTGGTGTTGCTGGCGGCCCCGCTGGCATCCCGCATTCCCCTGGCGGTGCTCGCCGGCATCGCCGTGAAGGTGGGCATCGACATCATGGACTGGGATTTTCTCCAGCGGGCCCACCATCTTTCGGTGAAAGCTGCGGTGATCACCTACGGCGTGATCGCTCTCACGGTGCTGGTGGATCTGATCGCTGCAGTGGGTATCGGCGTGTTTGTCGCCAACGTGCTCACGATCGACCGCATGAGCACGCTGCAGTCCAAGAAGGTGAAAACCATCAGCACCACCGATGACGATGTGGAGCTCAGTGATGAGGAGCAGCAGCTGCTGGATCGAGCCTCCGGCATGGTGCTGCTGTTCCAGTTGGCTGGCCCGATGATTTTTGGGGTCGCCAAGGCGATCTCCCGCGAGCACAACGCCATCGGCAATTGCCAGGCTGTGGTGTTTGACCTCTCCGAGGTGTCCCACCTGGGAGTGACCGCTGCCATCGCCCTTGAGAATGCAGTGAAAGAAGCGATGGAGGTGGGCCGCGATGTGTTCATGGTTGGTGTTTCTGGAAGCACCGAGAACCGCCTTCGCAAACTGAAGTTGCTAGAGCGCTTGCCGGAGGGGCATCTCACCTCTGATCGCCTGTCGGCTCTGCGTCTGGCGGTTGCAGGGCTTCCAGCCCATGGCTGA
- a CDS encoding AbrB family transcriptional regulator encodes MLTGSDLLNKVKELGDVSKSDLVRACGYVSNKKDGGDRLNFTAFYEALLEAKGVSLGTTGIGGVGKGGRKLSYVATVQGNGNLLIGKAYTALLDLKPGDEFEIKLGRKQIRLMPVGGSEEDEE; translated from the coding sequence ATGCTCACTGGGAGCGACCTTCTCAACAAAGTCAAAGAGCTGGGTGATGTCAGCAAGTCCGATCTGGTTCGCGCCTGTGGATACGTCTCCAACAAAAAGGACGGTGGAGATCGTCTGAACTTCACCGCCTTCTACGAGGCACTTCTGGAAGCCAAAGGTGTCAGCCTTGGCACCACCGGCATCGGTGGCGTCGGCAAAGGCGGACGCAAGCTGAGCTACGTCGCCACAGTTCAAGGCAACGGAAACCTGCTGATTGGCAAGGCCTACACAGCACTTCTGGATCTCAAACCCGGCGATGAATTTGAAATCAAACTAGGCCGCAAGCAGATCCGTCTGATGCCCGTTGGTGGATCTGAAGAAGACGAGGAGTGA
- a CDS encoding NAD(P)H-quinone oxidoreductase subunit L — MDLQSLASSIPQDTLLVILAYALLGGLYLLVVPLALFFWMNSRWTRMGKIERLLVYGLVFLFFPGMVVFAPFLNFRLSGQGDN, encoded by the coding sequence TTGGACCTGCAGTCTTTGGCTTCCTCGATCCCACAGGACACCCTGTTGGTGATCCTGGCCTATGCCCTGCTGGGCGGTCTTTATCTGCTGGTGGTGCCGTTAGCCCTGTTCTTCTGGATGAACAGCCGCTGGACGCGCATGGGCAAGATCGAACGGCTCTTGGTGTACGGCCTGGTGTTCCTCTTCTTCCCGGGAATGGTGGTTTTTGCTCCATTCCTGAATTTCCGACTCAGCGGCCAGGGAGACAACTGA
- a CDS encoding YkvA family protein: MGQSSTNASQATVEATVIDSELLDESLLRRLLVRAGRSLASPALEALELLLDPGTPSPVRLTMLAGLSYLLMPADLIPDILPVAGFSDDLVALTAVIGVWRNHLTPTIQARAQRRLDQWFPLTR; this comes from the coding sequence ATGGGTCAATCCTCAACGAATGCATCCCAGGCCACCGTTGAAGCAACGGTGATCGACAGCGAGCTGCTCGATGAAAGCCTGCTGCGGCGGCTTCTGGTTCGTGCCGGACGAAGCTTGGCAAGTCCGGCACTGGAAGCACTGGAGCTCTTATTGGATCCAGGCACGCCATCCCCGGTCCGGCTAACCATGCTGGCAGGCCTCAGCTACCTTCTGATGCCCGCTGACCTGATTCCGGATATCCTCCCGGTTGCCGGATTCAGCGATGACCTCGTGGCCTTGACGGCCGTCATCGGGGTCTGGCGTAATCACCTCACGCCAACCATCCAGGCCCGTGCCCAGCGCAGGCTGGACCAATGGTTCCCACTGACACGCTGA
- a CDS encoding Nif11 domain/cupin domain-containing protein has protein sequence MTEQDLSRFLHKVDQLQQLAQSLEDDEQRRQSLAACTNHNQVVALARRWGFEIARRWGEPESRLHDDNLLQEALPSSGGESERILLEGDRWWLTLINSNEASTPSGEWMSQETFEWVLLLRGSARIRCENPPEEIDLSVGDYWFIPPHRRHRVERTDPEPGTLWLTLHWRA, from the coding sequence ATGACAGAGCAAGATCTCAGTCGCTTCCTGCACAAAGTGGACCAGCTGCAGCAGTTGGCTCAGAGCCTTGAGGATGATGAGCAACGCAGACAATCGCTGGCCGCCTGCACAAACCACAACCAAGTGGTGGCCCTCGCCAGGCGTTGGGGTTTTGAGATTGCGCGTCGCTGGGGAGAACCCGAAAGTCGATTACACGACGACAACCTGTTGCAGGAGGCTTTGCCCTCCAGTGGAGGTGAAAGCGAGCGCATCCTGCTCGAAGGAGATCGTTGGTGGCTGACGCTGATCAACTCGAACGAGGCATCAACCCCATCAGGGGAATGGATGAGCCAAGAAACGTTCGAATGGGTTCTGTTGCTGCGGGGCAGTGCACGCATCCGATGTGAAAACCCTCCAGAAGAGATCGATCTCAGCGTTGGAGATTATTGGTTCATTCCCCCGCATCGTCGGCATCGGGTGGAACGGACCGATCCCGAGCCGGGAACGCTCTGGCTGACCCTGCATTGGCGCGCTTGA
- a CDS encoding phosphate-starvation-inducible PsiE family protein has translation MSRSRKTQPSFLTVVDSAEREVARLLTLITGVVIFAALVQLVMSLGSKLLTGSEATWLGDDLIKVLGDLLTVLIALEVLQNITSYLRRHVVQIELVLVTALTAVARKVIVLPSGAENKPQLLVGLGIAVVSLSAAYWLVKRANAGSARAFPARDRSVPPDADDAGE, from the coding sequence GTGAGCCGCTCCCGCAAGACGCAACCGTCCTTTCTGACCGTCGTCGATTCCGCAGAACGGGAAGTCGCTCGATTGCTCACCCTGATCACTGGGGTGGTCATCTTTGCTGCGCTGGTTCAGCTGGTGATGTCACTCGGTTCCAAGCTTCTGACGGGCTCGGAAGCCACCTGGCTCGGCGATGACCTGATCAAGGTGCTCGGCGATCTGCTGACTGTGCTGATCGCTTTGGAGGTCCTGCAGAACATCACCAGCTACCTGCGCCGTCACGTTGTGCAGATTGAATTGGTGCTGGTCACGGCTCTCACGGCCGTGGCCCGCAAAGTGATCGTTTTACCCTCCGGCGCAGAAAACAAACCGCAACTGCTGGTGGGCCTGGGTATCGCCGTGGTGTCACTTTCGGCGGCCTACTGGCTGGTCAAGCGCGCCAATGCAGGGTCAGCCAGAGCGTTCCCGGCTCGGGATCGGTCCGTTCCACCCGATGCCGACGATGCGGGGGAATGA
- a CDS encoding DUF3007 family protein → MTRGKVLLIGLIVLLLGGVGYVGFDALGLKGFSAGIAAQSLLVLIVVVWTGSYLFRVVSGQMTYMEQRRRYREVYDEQEAEDLQKRFDALPPEEQQALLQKIGMDESDAPSGS, encoded by the coding sequence TTGACCCGGGGCAAGGTTCTTCTGATCGGCCTGATCGTTCTGCTGCTTGGCGGGGTTGGTTACGTCGGTTTCGATGCTCTCGGCCTGAAGGGTTTCTCTGCCGGGATTGCGGCCCAGTCTCTGCTGGTGTTGATCGTGGTGGTGTGGACGGGGTCCTACTTATTCCGTGTGGTCTCTGGCCAGATGACCTACATGGAGCAGCGCCGCCGCTATCGCGAGGTGTACGACGAACAGGAGGCTGAGGATCTCCAGAAACGTTTTGATGCGCTCCCCCCGGAGGAACAGCAAGCCCTGCTTCAAAAGATCGGCATGGATGAATCCGACGCGCCCTCTGGCTCATAG
- a CDS encoding YciI family protein, protein MSRFVLWGTYSADALEKRVPFRQEHLTRLQSLKDDGVLITLGPTEGSTHVFGIFEADAIGTVRQLVEDDIYWKQGIWTALEVYPWVQAF, encoded by the coding sequence ATGTCTCGTTTTGTTCTCTGGGGGACATACAGCGCTGATGCGCTTGAAAAACGGGTGCCATTTCGCCAGGAACACCTGACACGTCTGCAGTCATTGAAAGACGATGGTGTCCTCATCACCCTTGGACCAACTGAGGGGAGTACCCACGTGTTCGGTATTTTTGAGGCTGACGCGATTGGTACCGTCCGGCAGCTTGTGGAGGACGATATCTATTGGAAACAAGGAATCTGGACAGCCCTTGAGGTCTATCCCTGGGTCCAGGCATTCTGA
- a CDS encoding c-type cytochrome, with amino-acid sequence MILFTSFTTSALAGETSGEGAVLFGQHCAGCHVNGGNIIRRGKNLKLATLKRQGLDSTEAIASIARKGIGQMSGYGDKLGEGGDQLVAGWILEQAQNAWTQG; translated from the coding sequence CTGATCCTGTTCACATCATTCACAACCAGCGCTCTTGCCGGTGAGACCTCCGGCGAGGGCGCTGTTTTGTTTGGCCAGCACTGTGCAGGCTGTCACGTGAATGGCGGCAACATCATTCGCCGCGGCAAAAATCTCAAGTTGGCCACGTTGAAACGCCAAGGCCTGGATTCAACAGAAGCGATTGCAAGCATTGCCCGGAAAGGCATTGGCCAGATGAGCGGCTATGGCGACAAGCTCGGAGAAGGAGGTGATCAACTGGTGGCAGGCTGGATTCTTGAGCAGGCTCAGAATGCCTGGACCCAGGGATAG
- a CDS encoding DUF2231 domain-containing protein yields MTLFAAIASPINDIADSLGANDLPYAIPLHPNLVHLTIGLFAIGIAFDFAGAFYPLEKRVFRFLALPVTRSGFHDVGWYNLVACSGISFFTVAAGFYEMLLAVPLPGIRSILGQTAIDTMLWHAIGGVAILLVIVAMTVWRGYQRFVWRKDLGRQVTWLYLFSGASMLMLMGLHGSLGAWLASDFGVHITADQLLAAGADLNEVLP; encoded by the coding sequence ATGACCCTGTTTGCCGCGATTGCATCGCCGATCAACGACATCGCCGACTCGCTCGGCGCTAACGACCTTCCCTACGCGATTCCCCTGCACCCGAACCTGGTGCATCTCACCATCGGGCTGTTCGCGATCGGGATCGCCTTCGACTTCGCTGGCGCGTTTTACCCCTTGGAGAAAAGGGTCTTCCGCTTCCTGGCCCTACCCGTGACCCGCAGCGGCTTTCACGATGTGGGATGGTACAACCTCGTGGCCTGCAGTGGCATCTCCTTCTTCACGGTGGCCGCCGGCTTCTACGAAATGCTGTTGGCGGTACCGCTGCCGGGCATCCGCAGCATCCTCGGCCAGACCGCCATCGACACCATGCTCTGGCATGCCATCGGTGGGGTTGCCATTCTGCTGGTGATCGTCGCCATGACTGTCTGGCGCGGTTACCAACGTTTCGTCTGGCGCAAAGACCTGGGGCGTCAGGTGACCTGGCTGTACCTGTTCAGCGGGGCCTCGATGCTGATGCTGATGGGCCTGCACGGAAGCCTCGGCGCCTGGCTCGCCAGCGATTTCGGTGTTCACATCACCGCTGACCAACTGTTGGCCGCCGGTGCCGATCTCAATGAGGTGCTGCCATGA